One Brassica oleracea var. oleracea cultivar TO1000 chromosome C7, BOL, whole genome shotgun sequence genomic window carries:
- the LOC106305422 gene encoding uncharacterized protein LOC106305422: MAGDLFRRNRPFHLLDGFYTEWSEHLTKRCIPLFRDSPPSAVTNGAVFNDLISYYDTIDHYANRDTIFYFLFPSWHVNSLETSILFLGDVHPHLFISLIQSLRDPNRNHLRLAPWRGLAFPVNHFVDDVKNDVNKSVSRLLSEVREAQEGYIQGFSDNWVSWFHSQRGRQSVTVMETAASVTLGEEFVRIFREANQLRKNTIFNIVNLSDENQAALFLEGVCEFLAGFRHQLAHVPAQFFPNQVSPHYPLAYQQMMQQQPEGLHDICVWNIDPNVTRDMLRETFRRYPSVREAQIVNDTGRSQKHGFVSFADETEKRRAIQEMNGAMLLKKPMHIRSAAHSNI; this comes from the exons ATGGCAGGCGATCTCTTCCGGCGTAACAGGCCTTTCCATCTCCTCGATGGTTTCTACACCGAATGGTCCGAACACCTAACCAAACGCTGCATCCCTCTCTTCCGAGATTCTCCTCCTTCCGCCGTCACTAACGGCGCCGTCTTCAACGACTTAATCTCATACTACGACACTATAGACCACTACGCGAACAGAGACACCATCTTTTACTTCCTCTTCCCCTCGTGGCACGTAAACTCGCTCGAGACCTCGATCCTCTTCCTCGGCGACGTCCATCCTCATCTTTTCATCAGTCTCATCCAATCTTTGAGAGATCCGAATCGCAACCACTTACGTCTTGCCCCGTGGAGAGGCTTAGCGTTTCCGGTGAACCACTTCGTCGATGACGTCAAGAACGATGTTAACAAGAGCGTCTCTCGTCTGCTAAGTGAGGTGAGGGAAGCGCAGGAGGGTTACATACAAGGCTTCTCGGATAACTGGGTCTCGTGGTTTCATTCTCAGCGTGGGAGACAGAGTGTGACGGTTATGGAGACAGCGGCTTCAGTGACGTTGGGTGAGGAGTTTGTGAGAATCTTCCGTGAAGCGAATCAGCTGAGGAAGAATACGATCTTCAACATTGTTAATTTATCAGACGAGAATCAAGCGGCTCTCTTTCTTGAAGGCGTATGCGAGTTTCTTGCTGGGTTTAGACATCAG CTTGCACATGTACCGGCTCAGTTTTTTCCTAACCAGGTTTCACCACATTATCCACTTGCTTATCAGCAAATGATGCAGCAGCAGCCTGAAGGGTTACACGATATATGCGTTTGGAACATAGACCCGAATGTCACGCGTGATATGCTACGAGAGACGTTCAGACGTTATCCTTCGGTTAGGGAGGCACAGATTGTGAATGACACTGGACGTAGCCAAAAACATGGTTTTGTTAGCTTTGCAGATGAAACTGAGAAAAGGCGTGCTATTCAGGAAATGAACGGTGCTATGCTTTTAAAAAAGCCAATGCATATTCGTAGTGCAGCTCACAGCAATATCTAA